One genomic window of Chanos chanos chromosome 13, fChaCha1.1, whole genome shotgun sequence includes the following:
- the trabd gene encoding traB domain-containing protein, with amino-acid sequence MEQDNTSEDESVGPPEDEAPRRFPLGLSDSEAMEVLWQMRTQRRQAQPDLPDTVTRLTTPEGSVVYLVGTAHFSDSSKKDVATTIRAVQPDVVVVELCQYRVSMLKMDEKTLLKEAKDINLEKVQQAIKQNGVMSGLMQILLLKVSAHITEQLGMAPGGEFREAFKEASKVPFCKFHLGDRPIPVTFKRAIAALSLWQKARLAWGLCFLSDPISKEDVEKCKQKDLLEQTMSEMIGEFPALHRTIVAERDIYLTHTLRQAARCVEAPPNAEKVPAVVVGVVGMGHVPGIERNWDKELNIQEILSVAPPSRFGWVLRLVFKGAMLGALGYACYRAGGGVGRALLSLPAVQSLLENIRPPPA; translated from the exons ATGGAACAAGACAACACTTCTGAG gatGAATCTGTTGGTCCTCCAGAGGATGAGGCACCGCGCCGGTTTCCTCTTGGCCTCT cggACTCGGAGGCCATGGAGGTGTTGTGGCAGATGCGGACCCAGCGCCGACAGGCCCAGCCCGATCTCCCCGACACGGTGACGCGTCTCACCACCCCAGAGGGAAGCGTGGTCTACCTGGTGGGCACCGCCCACTTCAGTGACAGCAGTAAAAAGGATGTCGCCACG ACAATCCGTGCGGTGCAGCCTGACGTGGTAGTTGTGGAGCTGTGTCAGTACAGGGTGTCCATGCTTAAGATGGATGAAAAGACGCTGCTAAAGGAAGCTAAGGACATCAACCTGGAGAAGGTTCAGCAGGCCATCAAACAG AACGGTGTGATGTCTGGCCTCATGCAGATTCTGCTGCTCAAAGTCTCTGCCCACATTACAGAGCAGCTGGGCATGGCACCAGGGGGAGAGTTCAGAGAGGCCTTCAAAGAG GCGAGTAAAGTGCCCTTCTGTAAGTTCCACCTAGGAGACAGGCCGATCCCAGTGACGTTCAAGCGTGCCATCGCTGCTCTCAGTCTGTGGCAGAAAGCTCGTCTGGCATGGGGATTGTGCTTCCTGTCTGATCCAATCAG CAAAGAGGATGTGGAGAAGTGTAAACAGAAGGACCTGCTGGAGCAGACCATGTCAGAGATGATCGGCGAGTTCCCAGCTCTCCATCGCACCATTGTGGCAGAACGAGATATCTACCTCACTCACACGCTGCGACAGGCGGCCCGCTGCGTAGAGGCCCCACCTAATGCTGAGA AAGTGCCTGCTGTTGTGGTGGGAGTGGTTGGGATGGGTCACGTCCCCGGCATTGAGAGGAACTGGGACAAAGAGCTCAACATCCAAGAGAtcttgag tgtggCGCCGCCCTCTCGTTTTGGATGGGTACTGAGGCTGGTGTTCAAAGGTGCCATGCTGGGAGCTCTGGGATATGCCTGTTACCGTGCTGGAGGGGGTGTGGGGAGAGCGTTGCTGTCCTTACCTGCTGTCCAATCACTACTGGAGAATATACGACCGCCTCCCGCCTGA